CTACAACCTActaatatgaatgaatgaatgagcaatCTCTGTCCTGTGAGCTTCATATCACTCACATGGAAGTAAAAACCTCCTGCTATTATGACTTTACTGACGCAGTCCTGGTCCCAGCTCAGTCCCAGTCCCAATGTCCATTGCTAGCATAGCTTCTCAAGCTGTAAACTTTTCTGTTAAGCTTAAGAAAATTTTATTCCTCATCATATTCATGTCTACAGTTATATCTCTttgtaatatattcatatttaattacatttctattacacacacattctataaaGCCTATTGTACTACTATGTAAATTCCTATTGAATCaacattttatgattttttttgtagtgtaactgtttatttatatgtttccTTTTCAGGTCTACACAGGTTGCTTCTAAAAAGACCTATCTGAACTCTAAGTCTGAACCCAGCGTTGCCCAGAACTATTTGGATTATATGATTTTAGATCCTCGTCAGTCCTCGTCACTCCGCATTCAAGCCTTACCATTAGACCCCTACACATATCTACAGGTAAAACTACTGaagtgcgtgtgtgcgtgtgtacagGGTACAGAAAGGAAAATATGGGCATAAATCCCATGATTTAGATCCATTTTGCAAGtggaaatattattatttagttcCATGACATGCCTTTTGTTCTCACATGAGGCTCAAATCCTGATTGAAGCACATTATACTAACCGTCTGTGATTGTTCTCTCACAGGATGACATGTCACACTCTCTTCACCCTCATGCTGGTGCAGGCTACCAGCGTCCCTCGTCTCGCTCTGGCTCACAGCAGCAccagcgagacagagagaggcagctTTTAGAGGAAGCCCTGTCGCTCTACCTCTCTTCTGCACAGCCTTCTTTCCACCATCGGGGGGCAGCAGGCCTCCCCGCTGCCCCTTATTACGAGGACTTGGACTTCCCACTGGATTATGGGGAGGACTACACCCTGCCGGAGCGACCCAGCTCACGCCAACGGACCAACAAAAAGGTTCTGCCGGACTACAGCTCTCTGTCAGGGCTGGACGGTGAGTGCTGATCTGTAGGCGTGTGCTCTCGAAGGGGCAATGATGAGGCTGTGCCTgtctttgttttctgatttgacTCTATGTATTTTTGTATAGGTTTGTATCACAGGTGGAACGCCCCTTAAAAAGGGCTAAACGCCGTCTCTTTtatttgcagtgtttttattattttaagctGTGTGTTAGAAACGTTTCAATTTGAACGACAGTGAATACGTGAAAAAATATCTCTCTTGATTTAGGAGAGTTTGGAAGCTGTAGATCTTAAAATTTTGTgtggaaaaacatttcattGCAGCTAGAATTCAGTCGTGCAATTTGAGTGAGCATAGTTgttattctaatattttagctctgtgtgtgtgtgtgtgtgtgtgtgtgtgtgtgtgtgtgtgtgtatgtgtgcattgtAGATGatacagtagtgcagctgtCCACAGCATTGGAGAGACTTGGGGTGGATCCACGAGAGCTGAGCCCTCAACAGTTAAACACATTTGCCATCCTGCTTCAGCGCCTTCAGGCAGAGGACCCTGAGAAGACAGGTACACaacaaaacatacacatactcacaccacaACGCAGTAATACTGTATTTCATTTTCTAATGTgcgtaattttttaaaaaaaatgttcgcTTTGTAACAAAGCACTGTCTGAAAGTGTCATGATGATGAACATGATTGTTTGATCAgattctttctcattttctcattctCAGATAAACATCCAGGAACGGTCACAGTGAAAGAAGTACGTTCTGAAATACCCAAagatatgatttattattaaaagctgatttaaaagaaaaaagaatgcgTAAATGGCTCTCAGTAGAATAAGAGGGATTTGATTATCTTACATTTTaagcttcttttttctttttctttctttctttctttctttctttctttctttctttctttctttctttctttctttctttctttctttctttctttctttctttctttccttctttctttctttctttctttctttctttagttagttagttaaaatcattttctgtgcctttatttttcactttaGGGAATAACTAATAATTGCCGTTATGGGTATTGTGTGCTTCCATAGCAACAAGTggatataaaataataagattatGACTAATATCTGTAAAAGGCTGAAGCAGATTAAACTTAATTACAATGGTATTAAGTTGGTCTCTGAtgcctctgtttttctcttttaaacTGGTGCCTTTTTTATTCGGttattattcaaatattttatatatcaaataaaatatttcccatCTCAGGTTTATGTACCAGTATAGAAATTTCGTGACATAAAATTCAAGCATATTCAAACATATAAATTCAGCAGAAAGTTTGGATTCATTTACGATTCTAAGAGTTAAAATATGTCCCGCTGTGTTTTATCATTTCAGACGATTGTAGAGGGCAGTGACAGGGTGTTACAGAAAGGTGCCAAACCTGTGTCTCCTGTAGTGACTCAACCCACCACCCCAGGGCTCCAGCTAGCCTCTACACCATCGCCCTCTGCACCGGCTCCCGTCACTGTGGCTCAGGGGTCTGGAGTGACCACACATGGGCCAGTGAAGGAAGCAGAGCTGCAGAAGGAAAAGACCCATACAAGCCTGAAACCAGGAGCCAAGGATGGCATAAATGTCAGAGAGGAGTACGGCTACATAGTCACAAATCAGAGGTACTTCATTAGTCAAGCTCATTTTGCTCCTGTTAGAGATCTTCATGAATTTCACATGCTGTGTTAATTTTGGATAAAGTGGGATTTTAGaagttaaaaaagtaaaatattttagtttttaatgtttttgttttatgctTGTGTGATCCCCAGTCCTCTGAGTCTGTACGATGGTGTAAAGCTATTAGAAACATTGGCAGAACGGATCCATCTCACAACGAGCAGCTTTATCAACATCAGGTACAATGAGCATGAATGTAattgtgggggtgtgtgtgtctgtgtgtgtgtgtgtgagagagagactgtgtatgtgtgagtgagagtgtgaacACATGAGACACAAAAGAAGAACAGTGAGAATGACAAGGGAAGACAAAGCGTAGTGCAtttactgtaatctcagctgtACAGAACATATCCATCAGCACTGGTGTTtctgctcgtgtgtgtgtgtgtgtgtgtgtgtgtacagtgtggtgggGCCTGCACTGACGTTCAGGATCAGACAGAACTCTTTGAACCTCAGCGCAGAAGACGTGGCCAATAAAGCCGGTGAGTGACGAGTTCTCTCACTCCAGCTCACCTCTATTTCAGTTTCAGTCTACAagcaatgtaacacacacaatgacagaaAAAGGAGTGGTGCAAgcaacatcacacactccagctcTAATTGTTTCAAACTTCAGCTTCCTCTCTCCAAAAACATCAAGAGAAAGTGTTTCGGAAAAAATGTGTTGTTCTGTTGAAACTGTGTCAAATCATATCTCAGCTTAAAAATGACATTAATGGTgacattttagatttattaataATCTACACGACTTTATGACTCAGtgtcatatatatgtatatatatatatatatatatatatatatatatcagtgatAACAGAgtgcacatttttatttctgcttCTTCTGTAGTGGCTGAGAAGAATTTCTTGGAGGGAGAGACGGGACTAAAGATCATTCAGACAGGGGTGGGAGAGGTGGGTGCGCttacttctcttttttcttttcttttaattctctgtctgtttctctgttgagatgaTGCACTCTGTTTTACTGACATGTGCATGGATTGTGCTAGTAATACTTTTACCTGATGGGCCTCTCACTTTTGGTTTCATGTGTATTGCTCGGTCATGCTCGAGTCGTTAGCCTCGCCAGAATTAGAATTCATTAACATTTATCAGCTTATATGCAATTTCATTTTAAGGTTATAAATCATATGTTGTAATATAATTTACTTTTTAAGATTCACAGTTCTCTGGTCCACCCCTCTGGTCTCTACTGTACCCTTCTCCCGCCTAAAAATACttcgtttttttcccctgctgcTCCTCACttctctttcgctctctttttctttccctgcCATTCTCCTCTCTACTATTCTTTTCGGCCCTTCTCTTTTTGTTACCTCCGCCGCTGACCCCTCCTCTCAGCCTCCCCCTCGCTCTCCTTCAGTCTCCCCCCACTCTTTCTCTCGTGGCCTTTGTGCTCGCCCGTGCATATTCAAGCGTTTGTCCCTCTCCATCGCTTTCACTCTCCTTTCACTGTGTACAGCTGTTGTAGACCCTTGAATGCAGTCGAAGGTCTTTTGTTGCATCCGGCTGctcatatttttaattattcgACATTGTTCATTCGGAGGCTATGACACTCTCTCTGCTTTGAGATGTGTAATGTAtgaatgatgtgtgtatgactctatgtgtgtatgtgagtgtgtgtgtgtgtgtgtgtgtgaggggggtccTTCTTTTGTGCTGTAtctttcgtttttttttctctctctcgtcctctttctctctgcttcGGTAATGAGACCTGGTTGCACCTGCTTCTTTTTTGTCTCTCCATTATTAGGGCCAAATCCTTTTCTGCACCTccccaccatcaccatcaccctctctctctttttctccctctttctctctctctctctctctctctctctctttctgactctctGCTTCattactgaattgaattaatctACATGGTGTGTTGTTCTGCTGAGCTGTACCCCCTGCAAACCTTACTGAGATTATCTAGCAATCTTGTTAATTGTGCTGTCTGCTAAGCACAacttgcaacacacacacacacacacacaattaacatTCTGAAGTGGAGATAGACTGTGCATAGACTTTGTGGACACACAACATTTCATTTCTACGCAAGGCCTATGTGTGATATGTTTgctgtatataaaatattctcAAGTGTAGGATGCTCTGCAGTGTGTTCTCTTATCTGTTATTAGCTAAAGTTTAGAATTGTTACAGATGTGCAGTTCAGAGTTTGTTAGCTAAATACGCTTTTTCTCTCCACTCTGAAACCCTGAGACTCTCTATATACTCCAGTGGTTTTAACCCCCCCCCTCATGCTCACAGCATTATGCCCCCCACCTTCCCTTTTTTTGGGTCTGTTCAATCAGAAGCATCAGTGTGCCGTCCCCCTCTGGCCCATCAGTAACACGTGGAgcagttgccatggcaacaccgTTTGATGCGACATAAGTGGTGGAGGTTGAATGGAGGTGGGAGGTTACGGGGCCTACAGCTTCATATGGGACGGACACAGCTTAGGGAGGCATGTAGGATtccctcctttttttcttcccacTGATTTCTCCTTTCTCCGCGATTTGTCCCTCACGGTCCCTCATCCGCTCCATCATCTTTAAAGGTTATGCTCAGGGACGGGGCTCTTCGTGTACAACTTCTCCACTGTGTGTACTTTGACTTCACGCTGGCTTGTGAATGTAAAATCCAGTGGTGTGTTCAGGATGGAGGAGAAGCATCTTCCCTCCTTACGTGATTCTCAGTCTAGGTTTATTCTGGCTTACTGCCGAAAGCCTTTAACACACTCTATCATGTAGGTTTTCACAACGAATATTCTCCTCCACCACTGAGGATTCAGGCTCAGGTAGGCCTTTTAATGGACTCCTAATTAAATTAAGAATATAAAGTTTGTATTTGCTTTCAGTAATTTATTTCATAGTACTGTGATGGCTTATAGTACTTTTGTTGTTttgatcttttttattttaaagcagagATTTTTGTTAATATTATATGTTGTCTAATCTGTATGAGTTCTTTTGGAAGTATCAGTTTGATGGAGAGTAGAAATGTTCTGCATATCAGTGCTTttcttatataaaaaaaaggaaagtcaTTAGTGTGATGAAAATGTGTAATTATGAAATAATTATTCCCACTTGCTAAATATATCAGAGGAAAAGTCTTGCTTTTTGCATATTTAAATGCACccagtgtttattatattattatataaacaacAGAATTAGGGAGTTCAGACTCtgataaagtttttttttttttttaagtctctgTGGGAATGCTTAATTGtttaagtgtaatgtaaagcACAGACCTGGCCATGGATTTGAGTCATAAATTATTAAGAAACCCAAACAGTCCACTGCTCCTTTTCCTCTGATTTATACCACCAATTAGAGGTTGAACCACGCCTTAATGGACTGTTGATTAATGacttatgtgtttgtgtgtattttagtgtctCGTCTGTTTGTATAGTAAGCAGGAACATGATTTATCCTCcgattttgttatttttatgtgcACCCACCAAATTCCATGCAATATTAAGATTAATATCTGAATAActgaatgtattcatttatttatttacaaaattgtaAATAGTAGATAAATAATAGAGATTACTCATGCATAGAAGGTGATAATATCTTTTGCTAAACATTTTAAGCATATACACAGAATTTGAAATAGATTTAGTTTTATATTTCATGAAGTTATTAAagcaaaatatgaaataaattaatCCAAATTCTATATTAATTGAGTCTTCTGTTTATCTTAATAGGTCTTAATAGGGTCTTCTGTTTATCgatatttttaatattctattttatatttaatattcagctTAATTTGTCAGACACTGgcactctttgtgtgtgtgtgtgtgtgtgtgtgtgtgtttccatttgaaatgaaacactgGTGTTAAGAACTCATCCTCCATCTCGGACGGTGATGTCAGGTGGATTGGTTGCTGTAGTAACCAGACAGAGCAGCCTGCCTGAGTGAGATGATGTAATGCGCTTGTAGCTGTTGCAGGTACACAGGAGTTTGTTCGATTTTTTGGAGGGACTTTCATTTAGGAATTAGCACACTATCATTAATCATTATCTCGGCTTCGGACTCAGTTAGCGTTAGTTGTTTTAGATGAGATTTGCGCTGAGATTTCTGTGCATTTGTAATGTGAGTAAGATCATGAACAagctggggagagagagagagagagagagagagagatttacaaCATGATGAGGTAAAAAAGACTATGTACAGAGACATGTTGCATGTCTAGGATACTATGTATTTTTCTagtaaaaaaacataaaacacttCCTAAGGCTTGTGCATTTTAGGTTTTGAGTAAATTGCCTTCAGCATATTATTCCTGGGGTGAAGAACAGTGTGGATTTTGACGAGTCATGCCCTGAATGCTTATATCAGGTAACTCATATCAGCATCACTGAGGTTGTGAATTTTTTCAGATTCAATAATAAACCACTGAGTGAGATTTGACCGCAGGCCCACACTGGATTTCTGCACCGCTATCTCTATTGTGATGGAGATAGTGAAGCTTTATACAAACGTAACCCCTGCAATCAcccaaaaaaacatacacacccaccctcaaacacacacacacactcaatatatatatatatatatatatatatatatatatatatatatatatatatatatataaatatatatatatgtctatctatatatatatatatatataaatacctatatatatatatatatgtgtgtgtgtaccctttCTGTGGCGGAGGTTAAAAGGGTACATTTGAGGTCAAAGGGCGTTAAGGGGGATGGTCAGGAGGTCCTGGGACCCTGCTTAATATTCTTGCACGTCTCAAGGAACAGATGTTATCTTGTCTTTAACTTTTTAGTGTGCATCCATATTTTCCCCCTTTTTGAATGAGTAAAATAGGATGCTTGAGTAAATGACAAGTCAGCGTGCAGCTCTTGCAGAGGCAGATTCTCATGTATCATGTTTAATCAGCCGCTAAACACCCCTTTACCCTCCTGTATCTCCTGCCCTCTGTGACTGCGGTTTGACTCCTTTCACCCCTCCATACTGTTGCTCTccactctccctctttccctctctctgcctcttcgTTTCTCTGCCTGGCCCTCTTGGACCCTGGGGGGCTTTTGTGCTCCTGTCCTAAACCAGCTCATTTTTCCTCGCTGGATTCTGAAAGCCTGTCACTCTTCCTTTCGAGGGCCTCTCTGGAGTAGCAGGTGAGGCGCCCCACACCCCGTCCCCTCCTCCCTTCCCCCCGTCTCCATTGTCCCTCAGTCCAGTCGTGCGCTGCCCACCCCCGCTAACCCCTTTTCCACACCCCATATCCACTCTCCGGAACATTCTTCTGCTCTTTCAAGAGAAAGGGCCGAACTCAGGGAGGGATGAAGGGGGACATAGACCCGGGCTGAGAAACATGTGAGGtatgagaggagaaaaaaagggggggggggacgTGTGAAGAGgactgagaaaagaaaagggggTGAATCGGTTGGTGAATTTTGAGAAATGCTAgaaggaggaaaggagaggGTGCCTCAGCGTTTCCGTGGTGAAGCAGAAGGATGTATTCACACTCGTCTCCTATTGCTAAATCAGTGCACTCCTAAACCCTGCTGAGTGACGCTCTGCTTTCGGATGGATGTGAGCAGCGTGTCGTTGGTCTGCAGGGAGATCGGTAAAACAGCTGCTTTACACCCATGTTCAGTTTTagtttcaattcagtttaattcagagagtgataagtgtgtgttttgtccattaggctaaaaaataaatgaataaacaatatCAACCTGATATTTTCCATCCAGTTTTATGCAAGCATGATGGTCTTCAGAGTCAGCATCGGCCTTGGTATAGTTGGGGCCATCGAACCAGCTGTTGAGATTTTAATGGGGTAAACTGAAAGAGTGTTTCACATCGGTTGTAATTTCAGAATTTATCACAATGAGTCATCCCAAATTGgggttaaatgtaaatgtactgaGTTCTTTTCATTTTTGCCAGATGTTATAATTTCAGATCACATAGAATTTAAATTGTCTTCCACAATCTTGCTTGTAAAATACGTTTATATAATACAGaatagttacatttattttaatcaaagtgGAGGGGACATGATAAATAtagacaaatatatatttaatatataaacctTTAATAACTGAACATACAAAGGCGTGGTaatcattttctgtattttttttttggatatgtTTATTCTAAGATGCATTCTGTTTATTAGGAAATGGCTGTTGGTAATATCCTCTCACAATATCCACTCACATCTTCCCGctcttttcctgtctctctgatactcgctttatttctctctctctctctccctctctctccctgatgGCCGTTGATTACTCTGAGCTTTCTCTTGTTGCCATGGCAGCACCGGGGCCTGTTCTCCCCTGCTGAGGCTCCCAAACGCCATGGTAACATCAACAGGCAGGTTTGGAGGCTCGGGGCCCAAACTgcttttccctctctttctcattttctggcttttcttctctttctcgtAAAGAAGTAACATAATCAGAGAATAGCAGAGTGACATTGAGTGTAAATAAGTGAGTGTAAGAAATCTCTGGATGATTAACCCTAATCTTCAGGGGGAGGGACTTCCTTAATTGTTTACTTGTTAATTATGAAAAAAGAGGAGGGGGCAGGTAATTCTCTCTAATTATTTAAGAGAGTTGAGGAGGCCTGGCacgtggctctgtgtgtgtgtgtgtgtgtgtgtgtatgtgttgcttAAGTAATTAGTCGCTGATGATGGTGCCTGACATCCagcttgtttacacaaacaaagagagagacaaaagagcCACAGTGCGCAAGTGTGGGGGAGATGCTGTGTTAAGTGTGCCAGAGAGACCACCCAAACACACCCTCTCTCATGCCCTCTCCTCTTCTGCACTGCTGTTCCAGACATGTTCCACTAGGCCTTTGACTTCCCGGCGTGTTGGTGAATAATCACTTCATTTCTAGTGGCAAAGTTGAGTGCAAACGGCTGTTGGAACAAATaggtttttttattccttatgttTCCTCTCAACTGCCACTTCATTGTTTAATTGTGCAGCACGATACgacacatacacagatgcaGCGCAGCAGATGAATTTTATGTTGAAACTAAAGTTGAATGTttaactgattattattattttatcagtgTACCGTTTtgtcatcctctctctctctctctctctctctctcttgtgctcgCTTTCCAGAGAAGCGAGGGACGCGGGCTTCCCCAGGCCACACGGATCAATGATGGCTCACGTGGCGTTGTCCTCACCGTGGTGGCcatggcttgtgtgtgtgtggtggtgctggttgCTTTAGCCATCGCTTGTCTGCGTCATCATGCTCGTCAGCTGGACTCAGGGAAGCTGGGCCTCGGCCCAGAGGCTGGCACCGAAACCCATTTTGACTACCAGGTGGGACAGCCAATCATCTGTCAGTAATACTGCAGgcattatattataaaaaatgatTCTTTGTATTAGAATACTGAATATATACATACCGTTTTGAATATTATGTGTCATTTTCTGGAGAAGGCGGGACCGTTTTTTGCTCCAGAGGAAATCCTCAAACTTTCATCTTTATTATTCACTGATTAATCTTAAAGCACATGATTTAGTAActactatgaattattcagtaactacagcgaaacaaacagagaaagtgTGTAATTAGTTATTAgatataaatctgtgtgtgtgtgtgtgacaggagcTCTGTCGGCAGCACATGGCAGCCAAGTCGTCGTTTAGCCGTCCAGAGCCAGGTGGACGGAGGGGAACGGATACATCTCGAGTGAGCAGTGTGTCATCTCAGTTCAGTGATGGGCCACAACACAGCCCCAGCTCTCACAGCAGCACGCCCTCATGGAGCGAAGAGCCCGCCCAGTCCAACATGGACATATCTACTGGTCACATGATACTGGTAAGGAGAACACACAACACGGCTCAGAccaatttattttacaaatttacataaatttacaaatgtattactatttgtgtgtaaatgcagtTTTATAAGTAAGTTAGTGTTGCCTAATATTTCATACTGCACAAATCACTAATgatgaaatcatttattttttttagctttaggTTGCACCTTatccttttatatatatagccaTATTGCTGTCTCAAAAAATAAGCATCAACAAAATGGTAGTTAAAATGCTGTTTCCTCATTTCTCAAGGCATACATGGAGGACCATCTGAAGAATAAGGACCGTTTGCTAAAGGAGTGGGAGGCACTGTGCTCATACCAAGCTGAACCCAGCTCTGTTTCTGTCGCCCAGAGCGAGAGCAACCTGGAGAAAAACCGCTACCCGGACTTTGTTCCCTGTAAGACAGACTTTTCATCTCTGTTCTATTCTTTTACATCTGATGCTTGGAATTATCCGTAATTTCAGAAAAATACAGGGTTAGTGAAATAAGTTGAGTTCACAATGAATTTATTACAAGTCACTGGATGAAGGTGTTATTCAGTATGAAAGGTCAGTgttaatgagagtgtgtgtgtgtgtgtgtgtgtgtatgtgtgtgaaaccAGATGACCATTCTCGGGTGAAGCTGAAGCCGGAGACGAACCCAGCTAGAGAGGACTATATCAATGCCAGCATTATAGTAAGAATTCCACTCTTGAAACTGCTGCTGATGTGTGACCGAGAGTCAAaggaaacaaacagaaattcGAAATGGGAAAAAGTTACAATTTTTGCACCCTAGTTTATTTAATAGCCCTGTCAAAGACCATTACCCTTTTCCTTTACAGATAGACCATGACCCGCGCATGCCTGCTTACATCGCTACTCAAGGCCCCCTGCCACACACCATTGCTGACTTCTGGCAGGTCGGTAACAGTTCAGTGGTTAACAATTAACTCTCATACTGTTCTGCTCAATAACCATTTACTCACCAAAACCAGATGGCCTGTTAGACCTCTTTTCCGCTGTGTGCAGTCTTTCTTTTGACAccatttatgtgtatgtgtgtgtgtgtactgtagatGGTATGGGAGAATGGCTGCACAGTGATCGTGATGATGACTGCTCTAGTAGAGGACGGAGAACAGCAGTGTGAACGTTACTGGCCTGATGAAGGATCATCTCTATACAACATCTATGAGGTGAAAATTCTCACATGACTGAATAGTTCCTGGATAAGTTCAGTTAGACACAACATTAACATGAACTAGTTCATGTCATTCTATAATCTAAATAACTGTGGTTGTTAAACCATGCTACTGTCTTTGAATTACTCAAGAAACAAATAGCATACATGTAATACTTCAGGGTAGCCCGCCTGACCTCTACCCACTGCATCTGTGATCACTGTAAAACTATTTTTTGGCACATTACAGAAAACCTATTTTCATAAATACTCAATTATTATGAGCGTCTAAGGGCAGGTTGCTGAACTGAGACAGACTTGAGAGAAGCTTTTAACAAAGCTGTCGGTTATGTAGTTATAACCTTCACACCCTGGAACAATACAGTAATCAATAATTCAGGTTACACTTTCCCTGTTTTGTGGCATATCTGTTTTTGCATGACGCATAAGCAGAAATTCTTCAACCTGAAAAATTCTGAATTGTAAGGTGCTTAATTTAAGTGTTGCAAAAAATATGGGACTCTCTCGGGGCACGACACAGTTAGTAGCCCAAGATAGAGATAGATGGCGATGTCTCACTGCTGCCTTATTTCCCAATAGGGACGAAGAggataagtaaataagtaaaaatgcTTCCTATGAATGTTTACTTTCTTCCCC
This DNA window, taken from Hemibagrus wyckioides isolate EC202008001 linkage group LG06, SWU_Hwy_1.0, whole genome shotgun sequence, encodes the following:
- the ptprna gene encoding protein tyrosine phosphatase receptor type Na, which codes for MRPRLWSALLGMTVLFQLVTAGKYGCLFEKRLCSREQFCSDDKLFGQCQKSRHEEVRYQVSVPVLQRLQEVLKQLMMQGFSWQDDITQHIIAKELSRIPHTRAQTSQPAQSTQVASKKTYLNSKSEPSVAQNYLDYMILDPRQSSSLRIQALPLDPYTYLQDDMSHSLHPHAGAGYQRPSSRSGSQQHQRDRERQLLEEALSLYLSSAQPSFHHRGAAGLPAAPYYEDLDFPLDYGEDYTLPERPSSRQRTNKKVLPDYSSLSGLDDDTVVQLSTALERLGVDPRELSPQQLNTFAILLQRLQAEDPEKTDKHPGTVTVKETIVEGSDRVLQKGAKPVSPVVTQPTTPGLQLASTPSPSAPAPVTVAQGSGVTTHGPVKEAELQKEKTHTSLKPGAKDGINVREEYGYIVTNQSPLSLYDGVKLLETLAERIHLTTSSFINISVVGPALTFRIRQNSLNLSAEDVANKAVAEKNFLEGETGLKIIQTGVGERSEGRGLPQATRINDGSRGVVLTVVAMACVCVVVLVALAIACLRHHARQLDSGKLGLGPEAGTETHFDYQELCRQHMAAKSSFSRPEPGGRRGTDTSRVSSVSSQFSDGPQHSPSSHSSTPSWSEEPAQSNMDISTGHMILAYMEDHLKNKDRLLKEWEALCSYQAEPSSVSVAQSESNLEKNRYPDFVPYDHSRVKLKPETNPAREDYINASIIIDHDPRMPAYIATQGPLPHTIADFWQMVWENGCTVIVMMTALVEDGEQQCERYWPDEGSSLYNIYEVNLVSEHIWCKDFLVRSFYLKNVQTQETRTLTQFHLLSWPANGIPSSTRPLLDFRRKVNKCYRGRSCPIIVHCSDGTGRTGTYILIDMVLNRMAKGVKEIDIAATLEHIRDQRPSMVRTKDQFEFALTAVAEEVNAILKALPQ